Proteins found in one Candidatus Bathyarchaeota archaeon genomic segment:
- the map gene encoding type II methionyl aminopeptidase: MPYDREALEKFRQSGKILRETREEMRCIVEENMLAIDICEKIEGLIRKKGGKPAFPVNVSINEVAAHYTSPPDDTLRIPEGSTVKVDLGVHIDGYVTDTAFTVSFNAEGRAMATTAEYALQTAIDNIHGGMTLGKIGGLIENAVRNRGYKPINNLTGHSVGRYLIHAGTSIPNVSQVSLTKVHTGEIYAIEPFVTLPDAVAHVDDSPVTTIYRLVKAKSTKSLSAKKLLKHIETNFRTLPFAERWLVGVVPQELHKAAFKELLASKSVMSYPVFVEVSKKPVAQAEHTILIKDDGCEVLT; this comes from the coding sequence ATGCCGTATGACAGGGAAGCACTCGAAAAATTCCGCCAATCAGGCAAAATCCTGCGGGAAACACGCGAAGAAATGAGATGCATCGTCGAGGAAAACATGCTTGCCATAGACATTTGCGAAAAAATAGAAGGGCTTATCCGCAAAAAAGGTGGCAAACCAGCGTTTCCCGTCAACGTCAGCATCAATGAGGTTGCGGCGCATTATACTTCACCGCCCGATGACACTTTGCGGATTCCTGAAGGCTCCACTGTTAAAGTGGATTTAGGAGTTCACATCGATGGCTACGTGACAGATACGGCATTCACGGTTAGCTTTAACGCTGAAGGCAGAGCCATGGCAACAACCGCTGAGTATGCATTGCAAACTGCAATTGATAACATTCATGGCGGTATGACGCTGGGTAAAATCGGCGGTTTAATCGAGAATGCTGTTAGAAACCGCGGTTACAAACCCATAAATAACTTAACAGGGCACTCAGTTGGCAGGTACCTCATTCACGCGGGCACATCCATCCCAAATGTGTCACAAGTATCCCTTACCAAAGTTCATACAGGTGAAATCTATGCCATAGAACCCTTCGTCACCCTGCCAGACGCCGTCGCGCATGTTGATGACAGCCCAGTAACAACCATTTACCGCTTGGTTAAAGCTAAATCAACTAAGAGTTTGTCTGCAAAAAAACTACTCAAACACATTGAAACTAACTTTAGAACATTGCCCTTTGCTGAGCGCTGGCTCGTTGGCGTTGTGCCCCAAGAGTTGCATAAAGCGGCGTTTAAGGAATTGCTTGCTTCAAAATCAGTTATGAGCTATCCTGTTTTTGTTGAGGTTAGCAAAAAGCCTGTGGCACAAGCTGAACACACAATATTGATAAAGGATGATGGGTGTGAAGTGCTGACCTAA
- a CDS encoding DUF4231 domain-containing protein codes for MAQKENQTSPQTAKISNMVTLIVIVVIGLSIAALLLASNAYLTGDIFAAAILSAIGLIAIVMSVLTFYQSKRQASEMKIEIPKVMTTIECKKCGTKNVREFQRGDYVFKELEPCQKCPETKQMITAIYKEVKEKEKTYSF; via the coding sequence ATGGCGCAAAAGGAAAACCAAACTTCACCTCAAACCGCAAAAATCTCAAACATGGTGACGCTAATAGTAATCGTCGTCATAGGTCTCTCTATAGCAGCACTGCTCCTCGCAAGCAACGCCTACCTCACAGGCGATATCTTCGCCGCAGCCATACTCTCTGCCATCGGCTTAATTGCCATAGTCATGTCCGTACTCACGTTCTATCAATCAAAAAGGCAGGCTTCCGAAATGAAAATCGAGATTCCTAAAGTCATGACTACAATTGAATGTAAAAAGTGCGGTACAAAAAATGTCCGTGAATTCCAACGCGGCGACTACGTCTTTAAAGAGTTGGAACCATGCCAGAAGTGCCCAGAAACAAAGCAGATGATTACTGCCATCTACAAAGAAGTTAAAGAAAAAGAAAAAACCTATTCTTTTTAG